A window of Costertonia aggregata contains these coding sequences:
- a CDS encoding OmpA family protein — protein sequence MKSLFTILRSGLPLIFILAFIPNTNAQIWKKIKKRAKETVERKLEEKTERETEKQMDSILYPEKKGKQPKNDETPTTKKNPTNESDTDIPDNTGIAEKKEEIAVYSKFDFVPGDKLLYFDDFADDFVGDFPSKWNTNGGGEVVMIDDARWFDMKMSSYYIPDVEQLPEEYTIEFDIFTTGVDTKTSSTAKLHFILDESDNFGYGQNAVYAYLPFCQYIASSLRMWGRKDREKVIDNNISVDIRKIMMDTPHISVAVNKERFRLWINEKKYVDIPRIVPAGKITTFKLEPVGFKDGKERLFITNLKIAEGGIDLRKKLISQGNVSTNGILFDSGSSNIQPQSMGIIRQIYQVLQQEGNMKLKIIGHTDADGADDTNMKLSKARAEAVKNTLISIYGVSSDRLVSEGKGESEPIGDNNTADGKAKNRRVEFIKL from the coding sequence ATGAAATCTCTATTTACAATTTTACGTTCGGGATTACCCCTGATTTTTATCCTGGCGTTTATTCCCAACACAAATGCCCAAATCTGGAAAAAAATAAAAAAAAGAGCAAAGGAGACCGTTGAGCGAAAATTGGAGGAAAAAACAGAAAGGGAAACCGAAAAACAAATGGATAGTATTCTGTATCCCGAAAAAAAAGGGAAGCAACCAAAAAACGATGAAACACCCACTACCAAAAAGAACCCAACAAATGAAAGTGATACAGATATCCCTGACAATACAGGGATAGCTGAAAAAAAAGAAGAGATTGCCGTATACAGCAAATTTGATTTTGTACCTGGTGACAAATTGCTCTACTTCGATGATTTTGCCGACGATTTCGTTGGTGATTTTCCTTCAAAATGGAATACCAATGGCGGTGGCGAAGTTGTGATGATTGACGATGCAAGATGGTTTGACATGAAGATGTCATCCTACTACATCCCTGACGTGGAGCAACTCCCAGAAGAGTATACCATTGAGTTCGATATTTTCACGACAGGGGTCGACACAAAAACATCATCAACGGCAAAATTACATTTTATATTGGACGAAAGCGACAATTTTGGTTATGGGCAAAATGCTGTATATGCCTATCTACCCTTTTGCCAATACATAGCATCTTCATTGCGCATGTGGGGTCGAAAGGACAGGGAAAAAGTGATAGACAACAATATATCTGTCGATATTCGTAAGATTATGATGGATACCCCACATATTTCGGTAGCCGTCAACAAAGAACGTTTTCGCCTCTGGATCAACGAAAAAAAATATGTAGACATCCCTAGAATTGTACCAGCAGGGAAAATTACAACTTTCAAGTTAGAGCCTGTAGGTTTTAAAGACGGTAAAGAACGGTTGTTCATCACCAATCTAAAAATTGCAGAAGGCGGAATAGATTTACGCAAAAAGTTGATTTCGCAAGGTAATGTATCCACTAACGGGATTTTATTTGATTCCGGCTCATCAAACATACAACCACAGTCCATGGGCATAATACGTCAAATTTATCAAGTGTTGCAACAAGAAGGCAACATGAAGTTAAAGATAATCGGACATACCGATGCCGACGGTGCGGATGACACCAACATGAAGCTTTCAAAAGCCAGGGCCGAGGCCGTCAAAAACACATTGATATCAATTTATGGGGTTTCATCCGATAGACTTGTTTCCGAAGGCAAGGGTGAATCAGAACCCATAGGTGACAATAATACTGCCGATGGCAAGGCTAAAAACAGGCGTGTTGAATTCATAAAACTATAA
- a CDS encoding response regulator produces MKTFVAMKGFIQIVFLFLSILGFGQELHRLDSLKKVLKYQINETDKHNLLVLIFDSYLYENLDSANLYKNQILEFSQNDILKKMDAYGLASKYHYYKYDIDSSLFFTKKALDLAIKIDSDSLQANNYRRLAILYSRKSDYENAEKYGKRALEISKSIGDWNLIASANTMLGNQFYKKNNYDIALKYYLKADSIHSTNRDKSRFAAMVYDNIGSIYAELKDERALRYIDKAFTTYSHIDDQEGRNYSYILRAIYYQTVGNNEKAIENLETAKEFYENYGNSFRTKEIYGRLINNYSSIGEYQKAEKYLKKSESLISDSDTNESKLELAMNAGQLYIDQAKYLKAIDYFNDALSLIEGGVTNFQLSYIREINKGLAKSHEGIGNYKLAYLYQQDQLSITDSINKKINVELTKDLETKYQTEQKEQEIALLKSQSELAEQKQKSQRNLLLGGIGLTSLAGLFLFVLYQNRQKTNKKLRELDVAKSNFFANISHELRTPLTLIRGPLEAQLEQDDLNPAEKQNLSIAKNNTERLETLVEQLLDLSKLESGHFSLQVSNGDLPGFLKTLSESFSYQALQKKQLLDVVISIDDDHYWYDQDVLQKIVTNLLGNALKYSPEKASITFCAELEAEQLALSIKNTGVNIPKEELAQIFNRFHRAHENETGTGIGLALTKELVELHKGRIIAESRLGSVIFSVKLPIAESAFIASEKSVTIQNYKPVYNVSSVEVPFKVITSDQSVPNGEQPILLVVDDNTDVRTYVSSLFDNTFHIIMAENGKTGFRTALEHVPDLIITDLMMPEDDGLKLTQNCKMHNATSHIPIIMLTAKAGDENRLEGLETGADAYLTKPFNNKILKQTVNNLLENRKRLQERFSKEVILTPKEISIGSHDERFLNALQDVLDNQLVESNFNAEAFAKALGMSRMQLHRKLKALTGQATTEFIRSQRLKLAADLLKKSNASVSEIGYTVGFNNHSHFSKCFKEHFGVAPSDYMHS; encoded by the coding sequence ATGAAAACATTCGTTGCAATGAAAGGCTTCATCCAAATAGTTTTTCTGTTTTTGTCAATTCTTGGTTTTGGTCAAGAATTGCACAGATTAGATTCGCTGAAAAAAGTTTTAAAGTATCAAATCAATGAGACTGATAAGCATAACTTATTAGTTTTGATTTTTGATAGCTACCTGTATGAGAATTTAGACTCTGCCAATCTCTACAAAAATCAAATTCTTGAATTTTCGCAAAACGATATTTTAAAAAAGATGGATGCTTATGGCCTCGCATCAAAATATCATTATTATAAATATGATATTGACAGCTCTCTGTTCTTTACCAAAAAAGCACTTGATTTGGCAATTAAAATAGATAGTGATAGCCTACAAGCAAACAACTATAGAAGATTAGCCATACTTTATAGTCGAAAATCAGATTATGAAAATGCGGAAAAATACGGTAAGCGTGCATTAGAAATTTCAAAATCTATCGGGGATTGGAATTTGATAGCGTCGGCCAATACTATGCTTGGCAATCAGTTTTACAAAAAAAACAATTATGATATTGCTTTAAAGTATTATTTGAAAGCTGATTCTATACATTCCACAAATAGAGACAAAAGCAGATTTGCAGCAATGGTTTATGACAACATAGGTTCTATTTATGCTGAACTGAAAGATGAAAGGGCATTGCGCTACATTGACAAGGCATTTACCACTTACTCGCATATTGATGACCAAGAAGGAAGGAATTATTCTTATATCCTAAGGGCTATTTATTATCAAACCGTAGGTAACAATGAAAAAGCAATTGAAAACTTGGAAACTGCAAAAGAATTTTATGAAAATTATGGAAACTCCTTTAGAACGAAAGAAATATATGGAAGACTGATTAATAATTATTCCTCTATCGGGGAATATCAGAAAGCTGAAAAATATTTAAAAAAGTCTGAGAGTCTAATAAGTGATTCAGATACAAATGAAAGCAAACTTGAACTGGCTATGAATGCTGGACAATTATATATTGACCAAGCAAAATACCTTAAGGCAATTGATTACTTCAATGATGCTCTTAGCCTCATTGAAGGAGGTGTAACGAATTTTCAACTATCATATATTAGGGAAATCAACAAAGGATTGGCAAAATCGCATGAAGGAATCGGAAACTATAAATTGGCCTATCTATACCAACAAGACCAATTGTCGATTACCGATAGCATCAATAAAAAAATCAATGTAGAGTTAACCAAAGACTTAGAAACAAAATATCAAACCGAACAAAAAGAACAAGAAATTGCACTCTTAAAATCTCAAAGCGAACTCGCAGAACAAAAACAAAAAAGCCAACGTAATCTACTGTTAGGAGGTATCGGACTCACGTCACTTGCCGGACTATTTTTATTTGTTCTCTACCAAAACCGTCAAAAGACCAACAAAAAATTGAGGGAATTGGATGTGGCCAAGTCCAACTTCTTCGCCAATATTTCCCATGAGTTACGCACGCCTCTCACCTTAATCAGAGGTCCTTTGGAAGCTCAGCTAGAACAAGATGATTTGAATCCGGCAGAAAAACAAAACCTGTCTATTGCCAAAAACAATACTGAACGCCTTGAGACTCTGGTGGAGCAATTACTGGATTTATCGAAGTTGGAATCAGGCCATTTTTCCTTACAGGTTTCTAATGGAGATTTGCCTGGCTTTCTGAAAACGTTATCGGAATCGTTTTCATACCAAGCCCTACAAAAAAAGCAGTTATTGGATGTTGTTATTTCAATTGATGACGACCACTATTGGTACGACCAAGACGTATTGCAAAAAATCGTGACCAATCTTTTGGGAAATGCGCTAAAGTACAGTCCGGAAAAAGCAAGCATCACATTTTGTGCTGAATTGGAAGCTGAACAATTGGCATTATCGATAAAAAATACGGGCGTAAACATCCCAAAAGAGGAACTGGCACAAATCTTCAACCGCTTTCACAGAGCACATGAAAACGAAACAGGCACGGGCATTGGCCTAGCGCTTACCAAAGAACTGGTAGAGCTGCATAAAGGCAGGATCATAGCTGAAAGCCGATTGGGTTCCGTGATTTTTTCTGTAAAACTCCCCATTGCCGAATCGGCCTTTATAGCATCGGAAAAATCGGTCACTATTCAAAATTACAAACCTGTTTATAATGTTTCTTCTGTTGAAGTCCCGTTTAAAGTAATTACATCCGACCAAAGTGTACCAAACGGCGAACAACCTATTCTTCTTGTCGTTGATGACAATACAGATGTGCGCACGTATGTTTCTTCCCTGTTTGACAATACATTCCATATCATTATGGCAGAGAACGGCAAAACCGGATTCCGCACTGCCCTAGAGCATGTGCCCGACTTAATTATCACTGATTTAATGATGCCTGAAGATGACGGACTGAAATTGACCCAAAATTGTAAAATGCACAATGCCACATCACACATACCCATCATTATGCTCACCGCCAAGGCAGGAGATGAAAACCGCTTGGAAGGGCTTGAAACCGGTGCCGATGCCTACCTGACCAAACCATTCAACAATAAAATTCTAAAACAAACGGTCAACAACCTTCTGGAGAACCGCAAAAGACTACAGGAACGTTTTAGCAAAGAGGTTATACTCACCCCTAAGGAAATTTCCATAGGTTCACACGATGAACGTTTTTTGAATGCCCTTCAAGATGTTCTTGACAATCAATTGGTCGAATCCAATTTTAACGCCGAAGCTTTTGCCAAAGCACTGGGCATGAGCCGTATGCAATTGCATCGAAAACTTAAGGCACTTACGGGCCAGGCCACTACCGAATTCATACGAAGCCAGCGCTTGAAACTCGCTGCTGACCTTCTCAAAAAATCCAATGCCAGCGTTTCTGAAATTGGCTATACCGTAGGTTTCAACAACCACTCCCACTTTTCTAAATGTTTTAAAGAGCATTTTGGCGTAGCCCCTTCCGATTACATGCATTCTTGA
- a CDS encoding DUF4412 domain-containing protein, with product MRNITTLLICLIVVSSHGQFLKKLGKKAKQAVERTIERRVESETSKKTDQTIDSVFHKKNPTHNRATKTPEKYHFDSYYKIQLVQKKDTLLITSYFGEDENVLGSSIEIQPGEKALSVIDLNQNKIHSFMDLGDQKTKTSIAFSPNKIEDATDMTAIDVSATGEEKEILGYRCKGYKVQGKEYHGIVWVTDETEIRYPGGFSELQIKNAKHSGVDHKWMTLIDGLALEMDMTVTNKKKPQKVHMLCVELGPTDMKIDTNTYKSAF from the coding sequence ATGAGAAACATTACAACACTATTGATTTGTTTAATAGTGGTTTCAAGCCACGGCCAATTCTTAAAGAAATTGGGCAAAAAGGCAAAACAGGCAGTAGAGCGCACCATTGAACGACGTGTTGAAAGTGAAACCTCAAAGAAGACCGACCAGACCATTGATTCAGTTTTTCATAAAAAAAATCCCACTCATAATAGAGCCACCAAAACACCAGAAAAGTATCATTTTGACAGTTATTATAAGATCCAGTTGGTACAGAAAAAAGACACATTATTGATAACCTCATACTTTGGTGAAGATGAAAATGTGCTGGGCAGCAGTATCGAAATACAGCCCGGCGAAAAAGCGCTATCGGTCATTGATCTCAACCAAAACAAAATACACAGTTTTATGGACTTGGGCGACCAGAAAACTAAGACCAGCATTGCGTTTTCACCCAATAAGATTGAGGATGCCACAGATATGACAGCTATTGATGTTTCAGCTACTGGTGAAGAAAAGGAAATCCTTGGTTATCGCTGCAAAGGTTATAAGGTGCAGGGTAAGGAATACCATGGTATCGTCTGGGTCACCGATGAGACCGAGATTCGCTATCCCGGCGGATTTTCAGAACTACAGATCAAAAACGCCAAACATTCTGGTGTCGACCATAAGTGGATGACCCTAATTGATGGCCTTGCCCTTGAGATGGACATGACCGTGACCAATAAAAAAAAACCGCAGAAAGTACACATGTTGTGTGTAGAGTTGGGCCCGACCGATATGAAGATAGACACCAATACCTATAAAAGCGCCTTTTAA
- a CDS encoding FG-GAP-like repeat-containing protein — protein MGKGVVVIILLLFSNSFFGQTPVFSNITASSGIQDATELSQPFGYGASLADFDNDGDIDFFLATDSGIPNRLYRNDGQGIFLDIASEVGLASLKPSNASLWFDYNGDRLLDLLVVGNCIDIDCDSKIMVSLYQQTLDGYFTETTEQAGLTFGNIYDSGIANPLITTGGLSAGDINNDGFLDLFITFWKGKSSFFLNNTDGTFSNISSSSLLDTTTKDYWQPMFYDFNKDGFQDLYINVDFKPNELWLNKGDNTFDEVASTAGVNGAFNEMGIALGDYDNDGDFDIYATNITIDGKYNILLENNSQGNSLKFTEVSRSLGVSDSGWDWGTTFFDANNDGWLDLATTNGYISYPADKSRLWINNQGESYADVSNASGFNDNLFATTLLAFDMDRDGDLDLLQTLKENESNNKPVLLYENSLNNNSNAGNFIVIKPRMYGSNHYSIGATIKIKSNNLRGTRLISAGTSFYGQEPAEAFFGLGTNNNVEEIRIEWPDNTVTILKNVEANQVLTVTNETTVEDIPGCTDFNSCNYNPLATIDDGSCQYGSSNEISGPKESGLSQIETYVYVSDNNSQLKWNVEGGKIINGQDTNSISVKWGLSENGKVSVTEQSESCFNSTKTLDVTLNIYNRPQDISIARVWNEVLLEAIRNDFARPTVHARNLFHSSVAMYDIWAVYHGTNPYLLGNEVHDFTSTLKNFIPKEDIDVSLTKSISYAMYRLLNHRFRNSPGADESLSMFKSVMDQLGYDTDITSTDYESGEAANFGNYVAQTLIDYGLNDNSRETTDYDNSFYSPVNPSLDLDSSTYISTGVIDPNRWQPLKFTTFVDQSGNLISESTPTFLSPEWGNVKPFALLPQDKDIFSRDGFDFTVYHNPNVPPKLNSPEQSSKDNYKWNFSLVSIWGSHLDPTDGVMWDISPKSIGNVNFNSFPDSFTDYSTFYDELNGGDVGNGHSMNPKTGNPYEEQIVPRGDYTRVLAEFWADGPDSETPPGHWFTILNYVTDHELFTRKFNGKGDELNILEWDVKSYFILGGAMHDSAVSAWSIKGWHDYIRPISAIRYMCELGQSSDTMQPNYHPDGIKLKDGYIEVIGPNDSLSGNNGEHIGKIKLYSWLGHSAINNSETDVAGVGWVLAENWWPYQRPSFVTPPFAGYVSGHSTFSRAAAEVLTLITGDEYFPGGMGEFVAKKDEFLVFEKGPSVDIKLQWATYKDASDQTSLSRIWGGIHPPVDDIPGRVIGRKIGLNAYNYALPYFEKNKINYTDNKIETLEAVLFPNPVANKLFINAIEEKSKISIFSMSGQLVMNGLIDKESSEYDLSNLPIGVYAVKISNEKQSINKLIIKK, from the coding sequence ATGGGAAAGGGTGTAGTCGTAATTATACTATTGTTATTTAGTAACAGTTTTTTTGGTCAAACACCAGTCTTCTCTAATATCACGGCATCCTCTGGAATTCAAGATGCTACAGAACTATCCCAGCCTTTCGGCTACGGTGCTTCTTTGGCTGATTTTGATAACGATGGTGACATCGACTTTTTTTTGGCAACAGATTCTGGAATACCAAACCGTCTGTATAGAAATGATGGTCAAGGTATTTTTTTGGATATAGCCTCAGAAGTCGGTTTAGCATCCCTAAAACCAAGCAATGCTTCATTGTGGTTTGACTACAATGGAGACCGCTTATTAGACCTATTGGTAGTTGGGAATTGTATTGATATAGATTGTGATTCTAAAATCATGGTTAGCTTATATCAACAAACTTTGGATGGGTATTTCACTGAAACCACTGAGCAAGCCGGTCTCACTTTCGGTAATATATACGATTCTGGTATCGCAAACCCTCTGATAACAACTGGAGGATTATCTGCGGGGGACATTAACAATGATGGGTTTTTAGATCTCTTTATTACCTTTTGGAAAGGTAAAAGTTCTTTCTTTTTGAACAATACCGATGGAACTTTTTCCAATATTAGTAGTTCTAGCCTTTTAGATACAACAACGAAGGACTACTGGCAACCAATGTTTTATGATTTTAATAAAGACGGTTTTCAAGACTTGTACATAAATGTTGATTTTAAACCTAATGAGCTATGGCTTAACAAAGGTGACAACACATTTGATGAAGTAGCCTCAACCGCAGGAGTTAATGGTGCTTTCAACGAAATGGGAATAGCTCTGGGAGATTATGACAATGACGGCGATTTTGACATCTATGCTACAAACATTACTATTGATGGCAAATACAACATCCTTTTGGAAAATAATTCTCAAGGCAATTCCCTGAAATTCACAGAAGTTTCTAGGTCTTTAGGGGTTTCAGATAGCGGTTGGGATTGGGGCACAACATTTTTTGATGCAAATAATGATGGATGGTTGGACTTAGCAACTACCAATGGATATATATCTTACCCTGCTGACAAATCCAGACTTTGGATCAATAATCAAGGGGAATCTTATGCCGACGTATCGAACGCTTCGGGTTTTAATGATAATTTATTTGCTACGACCTTGCTAGCTTTTGATATGGATAGAGATGGGGACCTTGATTTATTACAGACATTAAAAGAAAACGAAAGCAACAACAAACCTGTATTACTTTACGAGAATTCCTTAAATAATAATTCTAATGCTGGAAATTTTATTGTCATCAAACCAAGAATGTACGGCAGCAACCACTACTCGATAGGAGCAACGATTAAAATAAAATCGAATAATCTTCGTGGTACCCGCCTAATTTCTGCTGGTACCAGTTTTTATGGCCAAGAGCCAGCAGAAGCATTCTTCGGCCTTGGCACAAACAACAATGTAGAAGAAATAAGAATAGAATGGCCAGATAATACAGTAACAATATTAAAAAACGTTGAAGCAAATCAAGTTTTGACTGTTACAAACGAGACTACTGTTGAAGATATTCCTGGATGTACCGATTTCAACTCGTGTAATTATAATCCATTGGCAACAATAGATGACGGTAGTTGCCAATACGGTTCTTCAAACGAAATTTCAGGCCCTAAAGAATCGGGGCTTAGTCAGATAGAAACATATGTATATGTTTCTGATAATAATTCTCAATTAAAATGGAACGTTGAGGGTGGAAAAATAATTAATGGTCAAGACACAAATAGCATATCGGTTAAATGGGGACTTAGTGAAAACGGTAAAGTCTCTGTAACGGAGCAGAGTGAAAGTTGCTTTAATTCAACAAAGACTTTAGATGTGACATTAAACATCTATAACAGACCGCAAGATATATCAATAGCAAGAGTCTGGAATGAAGTGCTGTTGGAAGCTATACGAAATGATTTTGCAAGGCCGACGGTACACGCTAGAAATCTTTTTCACAGTAGTGTCGCCATGTATGACATTTGGGCAGTTTATCATGGAACAAATCCTTATTTATTAGGAAATGAAGTTCATGATTTTACTAGTACACTCAAAAATTTTATCCCGAAAGAAGATATTGATGTTTCATTGACAAAGTCCATAAGCTATGCCATGTACCGCTTGTTAAATCATCGTTTTCGAAATTCTCCTGGCGCTGACGAGTCATTATCTATGTTTAAGTCAGTAATGGATCAATTGGGTTATGATACCGATATTACATCAACAGATTATGAATCAGGCGAGGCAGCCAACTTTGGGAATTATGTAGCGCAAACACTTATAGATTATGGTTTAAACGATAATTCAAGAGAAACAACAGATTACGATAATTCTTTTTACAGCCCTGTAAATCCAAGTTTGGATTTAGATTCTTCAACATACATATCAACAGGAGTTATTGATCCAAATCGATGGCAACCCTTAAAATTCACAACTTTTGTAGACCAAAGCGGAAATTTAATTTCAGAGTCTACACCAACATTTTTAAGTCCAGAATGGGGAAATGTGAAACCTTTTGCCTTATTACCTCAAGATAAAGATATTTTTAGCAGGGACGGTTTTGACTTTACTGTTTATCACAATCCTAATGTCCCTCCAAAACTAAATTCACCGGAGCAATCTTCCAAAGATAATTATAAATGGAACTTTTCTTTAGTTTCAATATGGGGTTCTCATTTAGATCCGACAGATGGTGTTATGTGGGATATTTCCCCTAAATCCATTGGTAATGTGAATTTTAATTCATTTCCAGATTCTTTTACAGATTATTCAACGTTCTATGACGAGTTAAATGGCGGTGATGTCGGTAATGGGCATAGTATGAACCCAAAAACAGGTAATCCATATGAAGAGCAAATAGTTCCTAGAGGTGATTACACAAGGGTCTTAGCAGAATTCTGGGCAGATGGTCCTGATTCTGAAACGCCACCAGGTCACTGGTTTACTATTTTGAACTATGTAACAGACCACGAGCTTTTCACACGCAAGTTTAATGGTAAAGGTGATGAATTAAATATCTTGGAATGGGATGTGAAATCATACTTTATATTGGGTGGTGCCATGCACGATTCCGCTGTGAGTGCATGGTCGATTAAAGGTTGGCATGACTACATAAGGCCAATTTCCGCGATACGTTATATGTGTGAATTAGGCCAGAGTTCAGACACTATGCAACCCAATTATCATCCAGATGGCATCAAACTCAAAGATGGCTATATTGAAGTTATTGGACCTAATGACTCCTTGAGCGGGAATAATGGCGAGCACATAGGTAAGATTAAGTTGTATTCCTGGTTGGGACATAGTGCCATAAATAACTCGGAAACTGATGTAGCTGGGGTAGGTTGGGTTCTGGCAGAAAATTGGTGGCCATATCAACGCCCCAGTTTCGTAACGCCACCATTTGCCGGTTATGTCTCAGGCCACTCAACATTTTCCCGTGCTGCTGCAGAGGTGTTGACATTGATAACCGGAGACGAGTATTTTCCCGGTGGAATGGGTGAATTTGTTGCCAAGAAAGACGAATTTTTGGTATTTGAAAAAGGGCCTTCGGTTGATATCAAGCTACAGTGGGCCACTTACAAAGATGCATCAGACCAGACTAGTCTTTCCAGAATATGGGGGGGAATCCATCCGCCAGTTGATGATATTCCAGGCCGTGTAATTGGCAGAAAAATAGGTTTGAATGCATATAATTATGCACTTCCCTATTTTGAAAAGAATAAAATCAACTATACAGACAATAAAATTGAGACACTTGAAGCCGTCCTTTTCCCCAACCCGGTAGCAAATAAACTATTCATTAATGCAATAGAAGAAAAAAGTAAAATATCTATTTTTTCAATGAGTGGTCAGCTAGTCATGAATGGTTTGATAGATAAGGAATCCTCAGAATATGACCTAAGTAATTTGCCAATTGGTGTTTATGCGGTAAAAATATCTAACGAAAAACAAAGCATAAATAAGCTTATTATAAAAAAATAA
- a CDS encoding TapB family protein, with the protein MKSLISHVFALMVGICISNAQSDCSQYYPLEEGATFEYTSYGKKDKVETVANYEIVEVTNSGATTKAIMDITMKDHKGKEIYNTEYRFSCTENKVMIDYESLIPASMLEGYKDMEMEISGTDIELPNNLSVGQELEDANVAVKISMGGMNMNMSVDQINRKVEKQESVTTPAGTFDCMVITNDTKSKMMMANQTFSSRLWLAEGVGMVKQETFNKNGKLMGSTVLTAYSR; encoded by the coding sequence ATGAAAAGTCTTATTTCTCATGTATTCGCCCTAATGGTGGGAATATGTATATCAAATGCACAGTCAGATTGCAGCCAGTATTACCCCTTAGAGGAAGGAGCCACCTTTGAATATACCTCTTATGGTAAAAAAGACAAGGTCGAAACCGTAGCAAATTATGAAATAGTAGAAGTGACCAACAGCGGTGCAACCACAAAAGCGATTATGGATATTACCATGAAAGACCATAAAGGAAAGGAGATATACAATACCGAGTATAGATTCAGCTGTACCGAAAACAAGGTAATGATCGATTATGAATCGCTGATACCCGCAAGTATGTTGGAAGGTTATAAGGATATGGAAATGGAAATCAGCGGCACCGATATTGAACTGCCCAACAACCTTTCTGTAGGTCAAGAACTCGAAGATGCCAATGTGGCCGTCAAAATCAGTATGGGCGGCATGAACATGAACATGAGTGTTGACCAAATCAATAGAAAGGTAGAAAAGCAGGAATCGGTCACTACCCCGGCAGGCACTTTTGATTGCATGGTCATCACCAATGACACCAAATCAAAAATGATGATGGCCAACCAAACCTTTTCCTCAAGACTATGGCTAGCCGAGGGCGTGGGTATGGTCAAACAAGAAACCTTTAATAAGAATGGGAAGCTGATGGGCAGTACTGTTTTGACGGCATACAGCAGATAA